In Parageobacillus sp. KH3-4, the genomic window TATTGGAGCATGTAAAAAAACTGATTGCGCTTCGCAAAGCCCATCCCGCTTTCAGACTGGGAAAAACTACATTTATAGAGGCAAGCGATGAATCAAACCATTTAATATATACGAAAACCTATCTTGATGAAACGATTTTCGTCATGATCAACAATAGCAGCAAGGAGATTGACATCACCGTTCCTTTGTCTTTAAAAGGAAAACGGCTCGTCAATTTATGGACGGAGGAGCGGCTTGTTGCTGAGGGCGAAGGATTGCGTGCCATAATTCCTCCATATGGCTTTCTTCTCTATCAAGTGCAAGATCGGTAAAAAGCGAGGGCAGCCTCCTTCCTCGCTTTTCCTCCTCCCGATGCACCGTGCGCCGATACACCATCGGCATCAGTCCGTCCATCTTTTTCAAAAGTCTTGAAAAATAAACGCCATCCTCAATTCCTGCCAGCTTGGCAATTGCATCAATCGTTTCATTTGTTCCTGTTTATCCTTTTTTTGCTTTGGATAAGCGGTAATAATTCAATATTGCACAAAACTCATTCCTATTGTTTTTGACATGCATTGTGTAATGTAGTCAAGATGAAATCATAGGGGTGAGTGAGCTGCTGAATCGCAATCAGTACGCATATGCCGTTCGGCATGTATGCACCGCTTGATTGGGGTATGAATTTCGTTTATCACTGATAAATGGCTATGTGATGGCGCTGGCGTTCGAAAGTATGGGTTTATTCCACATATCGAAACTGCCTCTCCTACTTCCCTGTAGTGGAAGTGGCAGGATTTCCCGCTCGTTTATGATAAAAAGAGCTGCGCTTATCGCAGCTCTTCTTTATTCCTTTATCGCAATGCCGTAGTGCTGAAACCATACGTGCACTTGGCCGAGGTATGCCAACAGCTGCGGTCCCGTCATTAGCTGCCCGAACCAAGGCACTTGAAATGATTTCCCTTCTGTTTCCACTAACTCTTCCAATTTTTTAAGATCGAAAAATTCATAAAGGATCGACGAGCGGTCATGTAATAATTCTTTTACCCAATTTTTTACCAATTTTGTATAAAACGGATGGTGCGTTTTCGGATATGGGCTTTTTTTGCGATATAGCACTTCCTCTGGCAAAATTCCTTCCAGCGCCTTGCGCAAAATCCCTTTTTCGCGGTTGCCGTACATTTTCATCTCCCAAGGAATATTCCAAACATATTCTACTAACCGATGATCGGCGAACGGCACGCGGACTTCTATGCTGGCGCCCATGCTCATGCGGTCTTTTCGATCCAAAAGCGTCGTCATAAACCAAATCATATTCAAATAAAACAACTCGCGCCGCTTGGCATCTTCCGCGCTTTCCCCTTCCAGCCTTGGAACCTCGGCAATCGTTTCGCGAAAGCGCGTTTGCACGTATTCATCGAGCCGCAGTTTCTTTTTCCATTCCTCTTTGAATAAATCGATCCGCGCCTCCGTCGACCGCATCCATGGAAATCCCCTTCTCTCTAAATCATCTGGACGGTGAAACCAAGGGTAGCCACCAAAAATTTCATCGGCGCATTCTCCGGATAAACTAACAACAAAGTCTTTGCGAATTTGTTTACAAAACCATAGCAAAGAAGAATCCACATCAGCCATGCCTGGAACATCCCGGACAACCACTGCCTCCCGCAAATGGTCAAACAGGTCTTCTTGACTAATAACGCAGTGGTGATGAATGGTTTGAAAAGTTTCTGATATCAGTTCAATAAAAGGAGAATCCGCATTTGGCTGAAAATCATTTGCTTGGAAATATTGGTCGTTTCCTTCATAATCAATGGAATACGTATGGAGCCGCCCTTTTCCTTCTTTCGCAAACGCCGATGCAGCAATGGCGGTGATAGCACTCGAGTCAACCCCGCCTGATAAAAATGTGCAAACAGGCACATCAGAAACAAGCTGGCGCGTAACAGCATCAATCAGAAGAAAACGCAATTTTTCTACCGTCTCCTCTAACGAATCACTATGCACATCGCTTTGTACATTCCAGTAGCGCCATACTTTTATTCCTTCGCGGGAAAACGTTAAAGCATGCGCTGGTCGCAATTCTTTCATTCCACGAAACACTCCGTGCCCCGGCGTCCGCGACGGGCCTAGCCCAAACACTTCGGCTAATCCTTCATATTCCACTTCGGCTTTTACATCCGGATGCGCCAAAATTGCCTTCATTTCCGAAGCAAATAAAATGCCAGCGTGGGCATGCCGGTAAAAAAGCGGCTTTACGCCAAGCCTATCTCGTGCTAAAAATAGCTGTTTGCGCTGTTCATCCCAAATCGCAAAAGCGAAAATTCCGTTCAAATAGTCGACACAGCGTTCTTTCCACTCCACATATGCGTTTAACAATACTTCCGTATCCGAATGCCCTCGGAACGTATACCCTTTTTTTAATAATTCTTTACGAATGTCTTCTGCATTGTACAGCTCTCCGTTATAACAAACGGTATAACGATACCCGTTTTTTATTCTTGTCATCGGCTGTTTGCCACCTGCTGGGTCAACAACAATAAGGCGCTTATGCCCAAATGCGGCATGCTCGCTAAACCAAACATTTGTATCGTCGGGCCCGCGTTTCGCCAATGTTTCTGTCATTTTAAAGATCGTCTCTTTTTCTGTTCGCAAATCGCGCTGAAAATCAACCCAACCGGTGATACCACACATATGAACCAATCCTTTCTTTAACAAATGAGAAAAAAGTTATTTTGTTTTCAGCGTAACTCATTCCGGTCTCCATTTTTGTCCAGCTGCGGCAATCGTCCTGTTTTCGCCCGCGCCGCACTTTGCCATCCCTCTGTTTTTTTCATTAACGCCTTCCATATTGGCATGATTCCATTTTATGCAGCACTTCTCATTTCGATGAATTGTCCGATCGTAAGAACGTTGCGTATAAATCAGGGACAATTTGGCAAAACAGAAAATAAAGGAGGAGAAAGAAAATTGGATATCGAACATCGCCTTCCATTCATCAATGAACAAAAACGCGCCTACACGCAAGGAACGGTAGAATTTGTAAACGGCGAGTGGATCTTTTTTGACGGAGAAGATGAGGAAGCGTCGTTGCTTGAGGAAATGGCGGAAAGGAATATAGAGGTTTTCCGTCACGGCCAGTGGATGTATGGCCAACTTCAAAAAGGCGGAAGCGTCGATATAGGCATCAGCTCTTTTCCACTACAAAATGGCGATCGCGTCCGATTTCGCAAACGGCTTCCATACGCTTATCAGCAATGGCTTGAATCGCTTTCCGACAAAACGTTCTTTCGTTTTGTGCAATGGTTGAATGAACACGGCTTTTCTTTATACGATTGCTTATACTGCTATAATGGGCTATTATTTGAAAAATATGCAGGCGTTAATTTTATCATTTACGATAACACCGAACTCGTCGGCAATGTCCAACATTACTATGAGCGTGGAAAAACATGCAAAGACCGCTTTGAAATCACGTTTAATACCGGAAAGCGGTTTGTTTGCGCGCAGTTCGGATAACGGGGAAAGAGCCTCATTCTTTCCCCGTTTTTTCTATTTAGGGCTTACCTTGCCGTTATATACGTTGATAACTCTTCCGCGGTTACCGGCCGATATAACGCATATCCTTGCACGTAATGGCAACGGAGCATTTCTAGCAATTTGAGATGCTCGACCGTTTCAACCCCTTCGGCTACTATTTTTAACCCTAATCCATGCCCCATCGTAATGATCGCCTTTACAATAGCAATATCGGAAGAATTTGTATGGAGCTGCTTAATAAACGAGCGATCGATTTTCAATATGTTTGCCGGCAAATTTTTTAAATAACTAAAAGAAGCGTATCCACTGCCAAAATCATCAATTGCAATACCGACACCGAGCCGCTGTAATTCTTTCATTACTTGAATGCTGTGATGAAGATTGCGAAGCATAGAATTTTCTGTTAATTCTAAGTGTAAACAATTCGGAGAGAGCCGTGATTGCGCTAACGCCCGTTTTACATCCTCAATAAAACTTTCATGCTGAAATTGCGCCGCTGATACGTTGACAAATATAGAAAGTTGCTTATCCCCTAATTCTTGCCATTGTTTTGTTTGCTTACAAGCCGTTGCCAATACCCATCTTCCGATTTCATGAATGAGCCCCGTTTCTTCTGCTAGTGAAATAAATTCATCCGGCCTAACAAGCCCCAGCTTAGGATGTCGCCAGCGAATCAATGCTTCGTTGCCGACAATCTCTCCTGTAGTTATATCGACAATCGGCTGGTAGCATAGAAAAAGCTCTCGCTTTTCTAGCGCCTTTCGCAAATACCCTTCCATTTCTAAACGGTATAGCGTTTCATCGTTCATTTCCGCAGAATAAAATTGAACGCGGTTTCCCCCGCTCCGCTTTGCCCTGTTTACAGCGATATCCGCATTTTTCAACAACGAATGTGTATCAACTCCATCGTTTGGATAAAAGCTGATTCCGATGCTTGCTGTAATAAAAAATTCTTTTCCTTCATACACAATTGGCTTCATCACTTCTTTGGAAATACGAGTTGCTGTTTCAAACACTCTTTCCGAATTGATTCGCCCCGTTAAAAGCAAACAAAACTTATCTCCATGAAATCTTCCTAAATGCGCTCCAATCGGCAAAACATGAAGGATGCGTTGAACGATTTGTTTTAAAATCTCATCTCCCACATAATGCCCTACGCTATCATTAATGCGCTTAAAACGATCTAAATCGATTAATACAACCGCCAGCTTTCGATTTTTTCGCTTTGCCTTCTCCAGCTGTTCGGCGATGGTTTCCATAAACTTTGTCCGGTTTGGCAGATGAGTATCAGGGTCATAATACGCTAAAAATGAAATTTTTTCTTCCGCTTTTTTCTGTTCGGTAATATCCCTGCCAATCCCATAAATCCCCACTTTTTTCCCATCAACAATAATCGGAACGTTCTTAATTTGGAACAATAGCGTTTTCCCTGATTTTGTCGGGATCTCCAAATTATAATATTGGATTTTTCCGCGCAACGCCCGATAAAAATGCATGCTGACGCGGCGCACATCATTCGGATGGATGTATTTTAAAGCGTTCGTATGCAAAACTTCCTCTCTTTTGTAGCCAAGCACTTTTTCAAATGCGGGATTCACGCTCGTTAAATTGCCATGTAAATCAGTAGAATACACAATATCTGTATTATGTTCAAAAAGTGATTGCGATATTTGCATACAAACGCGAAGCCGCTCCATTTCCCGGGAAGTAACGGATAGAAAATGCGCAAGCGTCATCACTCCTTGCAAAGTCTTTGGAATCTCCAAAGAAACGGAAACTCCGCTATCGGCTCTGCGGTGATTCTCTT contains:
- the asnB gene encoding asparagine synthase (glutamine-hydrolyzing); translation: MCGITGWVDFQRDLRTEKETIFKMTETLAKRGPDDTNVWFSEHAAFGHKRLIVVDPAGGKQPMTRIKNGYRYTVCYNGELYNAEDIRKELLKKGYTFRGHSDTEVLLNAYVEWKERCVDYLNGIFAFAIWDEQRKQLFLARDRLGVKPLFYRHAHAGILFASEMKAILAHPDVKAEVEYEGLAEVFGLGPSRTPGHGVFRGMKELRPAHALTFSREGIKVWRYWNVQSDVHSDSLEETVEKLRFLLIDAVTRQLVSDVPVCTFLSGGVDSSAITAIAASAFAKEGKGRLHTYSIDYEGNDQYFQANDFQPNADSPFIELISETFQTIHHHCVISQEDLFDHLREAVVVRDVPGMADVDSSLLWFCKQIRKDFVVSLSGECADEIFGGYPWFHRPDDLERRGFPWMRSTEARIDLFKEEWKKKLRLDEYVQTRFRETIAEVPRLEGESAEDAKRRELFYLNMIWFMTTLLDRKDRMSMGASIEVRVPFADHRLVEYVWNIPWEMKMYGNREKGILRKALEGILPEEVLYRKKSPYPKTHHPFYTKLVKNWVKELLHDRSSILYEFFDLKKLEELVETEGKSFQVPWFGQLMTGPQLLAYLGQVHVWFQHYGIAIKE
- a CDS encoding DUF2777 domain-containing protein — protein: MDIEHRLPFINEQKRAYTQGTVEFVNGEWIFFDGEDEEASLLEEMAERNIEVFRHGQWMYGQLQKGGSVDIGISSFPLQNGDRVRFRKRLPYAYQQWLESLSDKTFFRFVQWLNEHGFSLYDCLYCYNGLLFEKYAGVNFIIYDNTELVGNVQHYYERGKTCKDRFEITFNTGKRFVCAQFG
- a CDS encoding EAL domain-containing protein is translated as MNVYRLHCHDTKQLHDFIAQHHLAQYEHIFVQIAAHKAEQPELCKIIELLRRCLPQAQLFGMTSGESFGFGDRFFICFTVFEKVSVHSVLLPYKEFTNELELAAYISDALITEETNLLLLFTDQDSNFHSLIRHMPLVNDQTVVIAGRMKEGGHLFSHEGIVAGGMIAISFNGSSLRVQPSYPFLWEPVGVTFRVTKCSGNKLYELDGKKAARLLQRYLGKEFIDRLPFSGAEFPFVMEKNGHKQCLSIVKANKDGSIEINGHVDPGETVKPSFVPLPSLFSHMSDELTKLAKKPAEAIFFYQSMAVQGYVSPALQQITATLEQIAPTFAPFSFAELVTKDRYVPVHSAAFSMVALSEENHRRADSGVSVSLEIPKTLQGVMTLAHFLSVTSREMERLRVCMQISQSLFEHNTDIVYSTDLHGNLTSVNPAFEKVLGYKREEVLHTNALKYIHPNDVRRVSMHFYRALRGKIQYYNLEIPTKSGKTLLFQIKNVPIIVDGKKVGIYGIGRDITEQKKAEEKISFLAYYDPDTHLPNRTKFMETIAEQLEKAKRKNRKLAVVLIDLDRFKRINDSVGHYVGDEILKQIVQRILHVLPIGAHLGRFHGDKFCLLLTGRINSERVFETATRISKEVMKPIVYEGKEFFITASIGISFYPNDGVDTHSLLKNADIAVNRAKRSGGNRVQFYSAEMNDETLYRLEMEGYLRKALEKRELFLCYQPIVDITTGEIVGNEALIRWRHPKLGLVRPDEFISLAEETGLIHEIGRWVLATACKQTKQWQELGDKQLSIFVNVSAAQFQHESFIEDVKRALAQSRLSPNCLHLELTENSMLRNLHHSIQVMKELQRLGVGIAIDDFGSGYASFSYLKNLPANILKIDRSFIKQLHTNSSDIAIVKAIITMGHGLGLKIVAEGVETVEHLKLLEMLRCHYVQGYALYRPVTAEELSTYITAR